The following are from one region of the Gemmatimonadaceae bacterium genome:
- a CDS encoding Minf_1886 family protein: MDRIRVRESRYDEQAYLFVLSALEYAQKRLDVRRHISAAELSHSCRDLALERYGVMSRMVLERWGVHSTSDIGEIVFALIDLGFLAKLPNDTREEFFGVFDFAGAFERDYPWNCAYNA; the protein is encoded by the coding sequence ATGGATCGCATTCGCGTGCGAGAGTCGCGGTACGACGAGCAAGCCTACCTCTTCGTGCTGTCAGCCCTCGAGTATGCACAGAAGCGGCTCGACGTCAGGCGGCATATTTCGGCGGCCGAGCTTTCGCATTCCTGCCGGGACCTCGCTCTCGAGCGTTACGGAGTAATGTCGAGAATGGTACTCGAGCGCTGGGGAGTCCACTCCACCTCCGACATCGGTGAGATCGTATTTGCTCTCATCGATCTCGGCTTCCTGGCGAAGCTGCCGAACGACACGCGAGAAGAGTTCTTTGGCGTGTTCGATTTTGCCGGAGCGTTCGAGCGCGACTACCCGTGGAACTGCGCGTATAACGCGTAG